One Cololabis saira isolate AMF1-May2022 chromosome 18, fColSai1.1, whole genome shotgun sequence genomic region harbors:
- the LOC133418466 gene encoding alpha-1-antitrypsin homolog, whose protein sequence is MTCQLTVSELCSIMVEFLVNCIKEDLRDQLLKMRGIFAGCAVVALLLAVGSAHEVSTICHELSSPNSDFAFALYKNLNAQTDEEKNIFFSPLGISTILSMLSTGARSDTHSQLFTSLGYGSLNQSQVNEAYEHLFHMHGNSQQNQELDVGNAVALHTEFHPLDTFLNDVKRYYSGEIFNVDFSTNEAKAHINRYIANKTRDNIKDLVKDLNPAMAMVLINYVYFKGRWMNPFEEYKTYKRDFNLNDISKVKVDMMYEKGDYRTYLDTSMQATVIILPYEGTTSMMVVLPDEGKMKDVEHKINNTYVKHWKDSATEMYVDLYLPKFSISVDASLENTLRDMGIINAFQDNADFSGISDTATLKVSKVSHKTTLDVTEKGTEATAATFVYLLGSALDIIPPHPVIIDRPFLVFIMENPTGSILFMGKVHDPTAM, encoded by the exons ATCAGCTTCTGAAGATGCGAGGTATTTTTGCTGGTTGTGCAGTGGTTGCCCTGCTGCTGGCTGTGGGCTCGGCCCACGAGGTCAGCACGATCTGCCACGAGCTGTCCTCTCCTAATTCGGACTTTGCCTTCGCCCTCTACAAAAACTTAAATGCCCAGACCGATGAAGAGAAGAACATCTTCTTCTCACCGCTAGGGATCTCCACCATCTTGTCCATGTTGTCGACGGGGGCCCGCAGTGACACCCACAGCCAGCTGTTCACCAGCTTGGGCTACGGTTCCTTAAACCAGTCCCAAGTCAACGAGGCCTACGAGCATCTTTTCCACATGCATGGGAATAGCCAGCAGAACCAGGAGCTGGATGTTGGGAATGCTGTGGCCCTGCACACCGAGTTTCACCCTCTGGACACGTTCTTGAATGATGTCAAGCGCTACTACTCTGGTGAGATCTTCAATGTGGACTTTTCCACAAACGAGGCTAAGGCTCACATCAACAGGTACATTGCTAATAAAACACGGGACAATATCAAAGATCTGGTGAAAGATCTGAACCCTGCAATGGCTATGGTGTTGATCAACTATGTCTACTTTAAAG GACGGTGGATGAACCCCTTTGAAGAGTATAAAACGTACAAAAGGGACTTCAATCTGAATGACATCAGCAAAGTTAAAGTAGATATGATGTACGAAAAGGGAGATTACAGGACCTACCTGGACACCAGCATGCAGGCTACAGTCATCATCCTGCCCTACGAAGGTACCACCTCCATGATGGTTGTTCTGCCTGACGAAGGCAAGATGAAGGACGTGGAGCACAAGATCAACAACACCTACGTAAAGCACTGGAAAGACTCAGCCACTGAAAT GTACGTGGATCTGTATTTACCAAAGTTTTCCATCTCAGTTGATGCCTCCTTGGAGAACACACTGAGAGACATGGGTATCATCAATGCTTTTCAAGACAACGCAGATTTCTCAGGCATATCTGACACGGCCACTTTAAAAGTCTCAAAG GTATCTCACAAGACCACACTGGACGTCACTGAGAAGGGAACAGAGGCCACAGCCGCCACCTTCGTTTACCTGCTGGGATCTGCTCTTGATATTATACCACCACATCCGGTTATTATTGACAGGCCCTTCTTGGTTTTTATTATGGAAAATCCCACTGGAAGCATCCTGTTCATGGGGAAGGTCCATGACCCCACAGCCATGTAA